A single window of Thalassomonas viridans DNA harbors:
- a CDS encoding glutathione S-transferase family protein: MGRLIQGQWLTDDKLAELEAKAYQASGGKFERGTAGFRNWITADGSAGPSGTGGFKAEAGRYHLFAALNCPWAHRTLIYRQVKKLQAVVSLSLVAPLRTDQGWVFDRNQPRFRDELYQLNAMYELYLKANPEYSGRVTVPVLWDKQQQTIVSNESSEIIRMFNQAFNHVTGDTQDFYPQALAQEIDELNGYIFHHINNGVYKAGFARTQAAYDEAVTGLFTALEVLELRLARQSYLLGEEITEADWRLLPTLVRFDVGYFSAFKCNLKMLRDYPNLSRYLKALYRVPGVAQTVDLDIYRAGYHSKSPLRNPHGIVPAGPVPALY; encoded by the coding sequence ATGGGCAGGTTAATCCAGGGGCAATGGCTGACGGACGATAAACTGGCGGAGCTTGAAGCCAAAGCCTACCAGGCATCCGGCGGCAAATTTGAACGGGGCACGGCGGGGTTCAGAAACTGGATCACCGCCGATGGCTCGGCAGGTCCGAGCGGAACAGGAGGTTTTAAGGCGGAGGCGGGACGTTATCATCTCTTCGCCGCCCTTAACTGTCCCTGGGCCCACCGCACCTTGATCTACCGCCAGGTGAAAAAGCTGCAAGCCGTGGTTTCCCTGTCGCTGGTGGCGCCGTTGCGCACGGATCAGGGCTGGGTATTTGACCGTAACCAGCCGCGTTTTCGCGATGAGCTGTATCAGCTGAATGCCATGTATGAGCTCTATCTTAAGGCCAACCCCGAATACAGCGGGCGGGTGACTGTGCCTGTGTTATGGGATAAACAGCAGCAGACCATAGTCAGCAACGAGTCGTCGGAGATTATCCGCATGTTCAACCAGGCGTTTAACCATGTTACCGGCGATACACAAGACTTTTATCCGCAGGCGCTGGCGCAGGAGATCGATGAATTAAACGGGTATATTTTTCATCATATCAACAACGGAGTGTACAAGGCGGGCTTTGCCCGCACGCAGGCTGCCTATGACGAAGCTGTGACCGGGCTGTTTACGGCGCTGGAGGTGCTTGAATTGCGCCTGGCGCGGCAAAGCTATTTGCTGGGGGAGGAAATCACCGAAGCCGACTGGCGCTTATTGCCCACCTTAGTGCGGTTTGATGTCGGCTATTTCAGCGCTTTTAAATGTAACCTGAAAATGCTGCGGGATTATCCCAACCTGTCCCGTTACCTGAAAGCCCTGTACCGGGTGCCTGGGGTTGCGCAAACCGTAGACCTGGATATTTACCGCGCCGGTTATCACTCCAAAAGTCCGCTGAGAAACCCCCACGGCATAGTGCCGGCAGGCCCGGTCCCGGCGCTTTACTGA
- a CDS encoding DUF2999 family protein encodes MNPIIEILKEHNISDEKISELFQTLTENPMMAMGVIQQLGIPPEKLQAIMGLVMTNPDVIKEAVEELGLDFSKVEQAKEKLKQGQ; translated from the coding sequence ATGAACCCCATCATTGAAATTTTAAAAGAACACAACATCAGTGACGAGAAAATCAGCGAGCTTTTTCAAACCTTAACAGAAAATCCTATGATGGCGATGGGAGTAATCCAGCAGTTGGGGATCCCGCCGGAAAAACTGCAGGCGATTATGGGTCTGGTAATGACCAACCCGGATGTGATCAAGGAAGCGGTGGAAGAGCTCGGCCTGGACTTTTCAAAAGTTGAGCAGGCGAAAGAGAAATTAAAGCAGGGCCAATAA
- a CDS encoding glutathione S-transferase family protein has protein sequence MGLLVEGKWHTDWYDTASNDGRFVRKAAQFNNWITADGQPGLTGQGGFKAEAGRYHLYVSLACPWAHRTLIFRALKGLEDMISVSVVNSYMADEGWTFEPGPGVVPDSVNGKSRMYEIYTLAQGDYTGRVTVPVLWDKQQQTIVSNESADIIRMLNSAFDHLGAKAGDYYPQDKREEIDAVNERVYHGFNNGVYRAGFATTQEAYDEAVADVFAVLDELEHKLAGQRYLAGEHLCEADWRLFTTLVRFDAVYVGHFKCNLKRIADYPVLSNYLRELYQYPGIAETVDIDYIKAHYYASHETINPTRIIPKGPELDFTSPHNREQLKSAQPVSGVAS, from the coding sequence ATGGGATTATTAGTTGAAGGTAAATGGCATACCGACTGGTATGATACCGCATCCAACGACGGGCGTTTTGTCCGTAAAGCCGCGCAGTTTAACAACTGGATCACCGCAGACGGTCAGCCGGGGCTGACCGGACAGGGGGGCTTTAAAGCCGAGGCCGGACGCTACCACCTTTATGTTTCCCTGGCATGTCCCTGGGCGCACCGCACCCTGATTTTCAGGGCGCTTAAAGGACTTGAAGACATGATTTCGGTATCTGTCGTTAATTCCTATATGGCGGATGAAGGCTGGACCTTTGAGCCGGGGCCGGGTGTTGTGCCCGACAGCGTGAACGGTAAAAGCCGCATGTATGAAATTTATACCCTGGCCCAAGGCGATTACACCGGGCGGGTGACTGTGCCGGTATTATGGGATAAACAGCAGCAAACCATCGTCAGCAACGAATCGGCGGATATTATCCGTATGCTTAACAGCGCCTTTGACCACCTCGGCGCCAAAGCCGGTGATTATTATCCGCAGGATAAACGAGAAGAAATCGATGCCGTCAATGAGCGGGTCTATCACGGTTTCAACAACGGCGTTTACCGGGCGGGGTTTGCCACAACCCAGGAAGCCTATGACGAAGCCGTGGCGGATGTGTTTGCCGTGCTTGATGAGCTTGAACATAAGTTAGCCGGGCAGCGTTATTTGGCCGGGGAGCATCTCTGTGAAGCCGACTGGCGCTTATTTACCACCCTGGTGCGCTTTGATGCCGTCTATGTCGGGCATTTTAAATGTAACTTAAAACGTATTGCCGACTATCCCGTGCTGTCTAATTATCTGCGGGAGCTATACCAGTATCCCGGCATAGCCGAAACCGTGGATATCGATTACATCAAGGCGCATTATTACGCCTCCCATGAAACCATTAACCCCACCCGGATCATACCTAAGGGGCCTGAGCTGGACTTTACCTCTCCCCACAACCGGGAGCAGCTTAAAAGCGCCCAACCTGTATCTGGAGTGGCAAGCTGA
- a CDS encoding O-acetyl-ADP-ribose deacetylase, producing MSEIEILQADITTLKVDAIVNAANGSLCGGGGVDGAIHRAAGKDLLAECRTLGGCDTGFAKITGGYNLPAKFVIHAVGPVWYGGHKNEEQLLASCYRECLRIAAEHQLSSIAFPAISCGAYRFPIPRACEIAYREVRTFLQQDSSISKVIFACFDAKLENALLQAQSKA from the coding sequence ATGAGCGAGATAGAAATTCTACAAGCAGATATCACCACCCTTAAGGTGGATGCCATAGTCAATGCCGCCAACGGCTCCCTGTGCGGCGGCGGTGGTGTTGACGGTGCCATCCACCGGGCTGCCGGCAAAGACTTGCTGGCGGAGTGCCGTACTTTGGGAGGTTGCGATACCGGTTTTGCGAAAATCACCGGCGGATACAATCTACCGGCAAAATTTGTTATTCACGCCGTCGGCCCTGTGTGGTACGGTGGCCATAAAAATGAAGAGCAGTTGCTGGCTTCCTGTTACCGGGAGTGTCTGCGTATTGCCGCCGAACACCAGCTAAGCAGTATCGCTTTTCCGGCAATCAGCTGCGGCGCCTACCGTTTTCCTATTCCCAGGGCATGTGAAATAGCCTACCGCGAGGTGCGAACCTTCCTGCAACAGGACAGCAGCATCAGCAAAGTTATTTTTGCCTGTTTTGATGCCAAACTGGAAAATGCCTTATTGCAGGCACAGAGCAAAGCCTGA
- the map gene encoding type I methionyl aminopeptidase translates to MNRPEVKLKSPSEIELMRQSGRLLAQVFAMLDDFITPGITTMAIDSRVEDFIVNTLNARPASKGQYGYQYSLNTSVNEVVCHGVPSDNQVLKSTDIVNVDITLEKNGFIADSSKMYLLPDASSEARKLSNTTYQAMWQGIRQVKAGARLGDIGYAIQKHAEAAGYSVVREYCGHGIGREMHEAPQVLHYGLKNTGLTLQPGMTFTIEPMINQGQAKVKTKKDGWTVVTKDKKLSAQWEHTVLVTGTGYEVLTLREEEKAC, encoded by the coding sequence ATGAATAGGCCGGAGGTAAAGCTCAAATCCCCGTCGGAAATTGAGCTGATGCGGCAATCTGGCCGCCTGTTGGCGCAGGTGTTTGCCATGCTCGATGACTTTATTACCCCGGGCATTACTACTATGGCGATTGACAGCCGGGTGGAAGACTTTATCGTCAATACCCTAAACGCCAGGCCCGCCAGCAAAGGGCAATATGGCTATCAGTACAGCCTCAACACCTCGGTCAATGAAGTGGTTTGCCATGGCGTCCCCAGCGATAACCAGGTGCTGAAAAGCACGGATATCGTTAATGTCGATATTACCCTGGAAAAAAATGGTTTTATTGCCGACTCAAGCAAAATGTATTTGTTGCCGGATGCCAGCTCAGAGGCCAGAAAACTCAGCAATACCACCTACCAGGCGATGTGGCAGGGGATCAGGCAGGTTAAAGCCGGCGCCCGGTTGGGGGATATAGGCTATGCCATACAAAAACATGCCGAAGCAGCCGGTTATTCCGTGGTGCGGGAATATTGCGGCCACGGTATTGGTCGGGAAATGCACGAAGCGCCCCAGGTTTTGCATTACGGCTTAAAAAACACCGGGTTGACCCTGCAACCGGGCATGACTTTCACCATAGAGCCTATGATTAACCAGGGCCAGGCCAAGGTAAAAACTAAAAAAGACGGCTGGACCGTAGTGACTAAAGATAAAAAACTCTCGGCGCAATGGGAACATACCGTTTTAGTGACAGGGACAGGTTATGAAGTGCTTACCCTCAGGGAGGAAGAAAAAGCCTGTTAG
- a CDS encoding questin oxidase family protein, giving the protein MKNTEKTADFTPAAFMSALVNDELLKDSFYHPNLAGITQGGMANHYPMTIMAMQALGGSDRDILRFRDNWPGHRAKIREELGLADQNEVTAQNWRQYLGRSHKLVEFRRVFLALLQQGDTAEVITGLLDAMKPGLPMGLFHPLIRLSFATSHGDLGLIADALAYVAIRYQDLYLQEPAAKPASFNLSDTGLSASATHYEAGLSWLSIRQWLQQGHLPGRLSRKIYGGSISICEQLCREPVIHQLALGIGFDINEYGLTKVMASISQSAARLYLFEPALTTLHGVTSCQALAELTLRYISPETRAVYARLWRYFWVWLTALYIEKGCPWLSDLFHGSYPKPELANESKEVQNPYSDIKQEQQVELAGWPGLKRLALRSQEVHVMKMIYSCDWLYHHISEDESFQLAAMKALP; this is encoded by the coding sequence ATGAAAAACACCGAAAAGACAGCAGATTTTACCCCGGCGGCCTTTATGTCGGCGCTTGTTAACGATGAATTGCTAAAAGACAGTTTTTACCATCCCAACCTGGCGGGCATCACGCAGGGAGGCATGGCTAACCATTACCCCATGACCATAATGGCGATGCAGGCGCTGGGTGGCAGCGATCGGGACATCCTACGCTTCAGGGATAACTGGCCCGGGCACAGGGCTAAGATCCGTGAAGAGCTGGGGCTGGCGGACCAAAATGAGGTAACGGCGCAAAACTGGCGTCAGTACCTGGGGCGAAGCCATAAACTTGTCGAATTTCGCCGGGTGTTTTTAGCGCTGCTTCAGCAGGGTGACACGGCGGAGGTGATCACCGGCTTACTCGATGCGATGAAACCCGGCTTACCTATGGGACTGTTTCATCCGCTGATCCGTTTGAGTTTTGCCACCAGCCACGGTGATTTGGGCTTAATCGCCGATGCCCTGGCTTATGTGGCGATACGCTACCAGGACCTTTATCTTCAGGAACCGGCAGCCAAGCCTGCGTCTTTTAATCTCTCCGATACCGGTTTGTCTGCCTCGGCGACGCATTATGAAGCCGGGCTGAGCTGGTTAAGCATACGCCAATGGCTGCAACAAGGGCATTTGCCTGGCAGGTTAAGCCGTAAGATCTACGGCGGCAGTATCAGTATTTGCGAACAGTTATGCCGCGAGCCGGTGATCCATCAGCTGGCGCTGGGCATAGGTTTTGACATCAATGAATATGGGCTGACCAAGGTCATGGCGAGCATCAGCCAAAGCGCCGCCCGCCTGTATTTATTTGAACCGGCATTAACCACGCTGCACGGGGTGACCTCCTGCCAGGCGCTGGCGGAGTTGACCTTACGTTATATCAGTCCCGAAACCCGGGCGGTTTATGCCCGCTTGTGGCGTTATTTCTGGGTCTGGCTCACCGCTTTATATATCGAAAAAGGCTGTCCCTGGCTGTCAGACCTGTTCCACGGTTCATACCCGAAACCCGAATTAGCTAACGAAAGTAAGGAGGTGCAAAACCCTTATTCAGATATCAAGCAAGAACAGCAAGTTGAACTTGCCGGCTGGCCCGGGCTTAAGCGGTTAGCCCTGCGCTCGCAAGAAGTGCATGTGATGAAAATGATCTACAGCTGTGACTGGCTTTATCACCATATCAGCGAGGACGAGAGTTTTCAGCTGGCCGCGATGAAAGCCTTGCCGTAG
- a CDS encoding ParD-like family protein, whose translation MGIVKISDELHEEIRKSSQVMSRSINAQAEFWIKMGMLAELNPTLSFNELIRQQLLKENVSLVGLVNE comes from the coding sequence TTGGGTATAGTAAAAATTTCTGATGAACTGCATGAAGAGATCAGAAAATCCAGCCAGGTTATGTCGAGATCTATCAATGCCCAGGCGGAGTTCTGGATCAAAATGGGCATGCTGGCAGAGCTTAACCCGACCTTGAGCTTTAATGAGTTGATTCGTCAGCAACTGTTGAAAGAAAATGTGTCACTGGTGGGGCTGGTGAATGAATAG
- a CDS encoding glutamate synthase-related protein translates to MTNPVIADNKPKGVELKKGEDYYFCTCGKSANQPFCDGSHKGSGFKPKAFQADDDGMAYLCACKHTQNAPFCDGTHKKFTSEQVGKEGPGVQIQPAEGNKMPVGEPTPEEPTVAYIHELAKHGLSKVGHHGPMTSMGVPRHLLPHWDDIQIMVAQMARKPLQEDQAVDTKLVIGPNAKKPLVLDIPLFVSDMSFGALSEEAKVSLAKGAELAGTGICSGEGGMLPEEQQANSRYFYELASAKFGFKEELLKGVQAFHFKGGQGAKTGTGGHLPAKKNIGKIAQVRGIEAGTEAISPPTFSDLKSVEDFKAFAGRVREITGGIPVGFKLSANHIEQDIQFALDAGADYIILDGRGGGTGAAPEIFRDNISVPTIPALARARRYLDQQGAKVTLIITGGLRTPMDFVKALALGADGVAVSNSAMQAIGCVAARMCNTNNCPSGIATQKEELRKRLNTDEAAKKLSNFFSASTELMQVMARACGHHSLSEFNKDDLATWHREMARLSGIKYSGYSLSGEI, encoded by the coding sequence ATGACTAATCCCGTGATCGCCGATAACAAACCCAAAGGGGTAGAGTTGAAAAAAGGCGAAGACTACTATTTTTGCACCTGCGGAAAATCTGCCAACCAGCCGTTTTGCGACGGCTCCCATAAAGGCAGCGGTTTTAAACCTAAGGCTTTTCAGGCGGATGATGACGGCATGGCCTATTTATGCGCCTGTAAGCATACCCAAAATGCGCCTTTTTGTGACGGCACCCATAAAAAGTTTACCTCAGAGCAAGTAGGCAAAGAGGGGCCCGGCGTGCAAATTCAACCGGCTGAGGGGAATAAAATGCCGGTGGGCGAGCCGACCCCGGAAGAGCCGACGGTGGCCTACATTCATGAGTTGGCCAAACACGGCCTGAGCAAAGTCGGCCATCACGGCCCTATGACGTCTATGGGAGTGCCGCGCCATCTTTTGCCCCACTGGGATGATATCCAGATTATGGTGGCGCAGATGGCAAGAAAGCCTTTGCAGGAAGATCAGGCGGTGGATACCAAACTGGTGATCGGTCCCAACGCCAAAAAACCGCTGGTGCTGGATATTCCGCTGTTTGTTTCCGATATGAGTTTCGGCGCCTTGTCCGAGGAAGCCAAGGTTTCCCTGGCCAAAGGCGCCGAACTGGCGGGGACAGGTATCTGCTCCGGGGAAGGGGGTATGTTGCCGGAAGAGCAGCAGGCCAATTCCCGCTATTTTTATGAACTGGCCAGCGCTAAATTCGGTTTTAAGGAAGAGCTGCTTAAAGGAGTCCAGGCTTTTCATTTTAAGGGAGGCCAGGGAGCAAAAACCGGCACCGGCGGACATTTGCCCGCTAAGAAGAATATCGGCAAAATCGCCCAGGTGCGGGGCATAGAAGCAGGCACCGAAGCGATTTCCCCGCCGACCTTCTCCGATCTCAAATCCGTTGAAGACTTTAAAGCTTTTGCCGGACGGGTGCGGGAGATCACCGGCGGCATTCCCGTTGGCTTTAAATTAAGCGCCAACCATATCGAGCAGGATATTCAGTTCGCCCTGGATGCAGGCGCAGATTATATTATTCTGGACGGCCGCGGCGGCGGCACCGGGGCCGCACCGGAAATTTTCCGGGATAATATCAGCGTGCCTACCATACCGGCACTGGCGCGGGCTCGACGCTACCTGGACCAGCAGGGGGCTAAGGTGACCCTGATCATTACCGGCGGTTTGCGCACCCCGATGGATTTTGTCAAAGCACTGGCTTTAGGGGCTGACGGTGTTGCCGTCTCCAACAGCGCCATGCAGGCGATAGGGTGTGTGGCCGCCCGTATGTGCAATACCAATAACTGTCCTTCGGGCATCGCCACCCAAAAAGAGGAGCTGCGCAAACGGTTAAATACCGATGAAGCGGCGAAAAAGCTCAGCAATTTCTTTAGCGCCTCGACCGAGTTGATGCAGGTTATGGCCCGTGCCTGTGGCCACCATAGCTTAAGCGAGTTCAACAAGGACGACCTGGCCACCTGGCACAGGGAAATGGCGCGTCTATCGGGGATCAAGTATTCCGGTTATTCATTATCCGGCGAGATATGA